From Lytechinus pictus isolate F3 Inbred chromosome 6, Lp3.0, whole genome shotgun sequence, the proteins below share one genomic window:
- the LOC129263064 gene encoding uncharacterized protein LOC129263064, with product MATNFTPDQQCEGKECQSITDVTYYVEEKKRLCHDCASKGCIARVVRGVPNTYCEEHNEKVKLFCESHGKPLCAFCAVDHLDPCVRQNMDIAIVDLQAKLASIKEKGRDKLKEGRLYEDEIDQCTKDTNTHLQALKDEVNSIIKEAINTDKIKEKMETDKINQEFDDQNQVLQEEILKINEKIRKNNEEREKQLELIHTNAQIRQRHIDNKKIGLDRDIDNIVKEKDRKIRELMKSLQDDTKTIENAIQTIDTVLEDDKNIVKDGHSVNMSVSDKLKKPLYKNDVKQITDKISGVRFVKGVGRDKYDGRIGGYDGEWMPSDTISVKDEITYPRIVGCIDECNVIITDRVSGSRHTYMLDINTKHTQRVITGTDASRVISCTLLNDDKIVCGRRCEGCTGKCLTGCISVYDRQWMHINDVTIPRNTTHDISWVDVAVDRDGMIIATELGQSKIYVINPADSKIVNTIKCKQKVVMRDLLSSGHIIAQPYPLVKRVLIIDRQGGKREISHSDVILNVSVDPITDDLYVVTSDDEYNTCVIDPVMRGNEVNERRVTSFPLSTRLTGKDDRLNHLSLSRVMISSSGKIITCDGDSILVFEKRLTF from the coding sequence ATGGCAACTAACTTCACCCCAGACCAACAATGTGAAGGAAAGGAGTGTCAATCAATCACAGATGTGACGTACTACgtggaggagaagaagagacTCTGTCATGACTGCGCCTCAAAAGGATGCATCGCAAGAGTTGTAAGGGGTGTACCAAATACTTATTGTGAAGAACATAATGAAAAggtaaaattattttgtgaaagTCATGGCAAACCATTGTGTGCTTTTTGTGCAGTAGATCATTTAGACCCATGTGTGCGACAAAATATGGATATCGCAATCGTAGACCTTCAAGCAAAACTTGCGAGcataaaagaaaaagggagggaCAAATTAAAAGAAGGTCGTCTTTATGAAGATGAAATTGACCAATGTACGAAAGACACAAACACCCATCTACAAGCTTTGAAAGATGAAGTTAATTCCATAATCAAGGAGGCGATCAACACAGATAAAATCAAAGAGAAGATGGAGACTGACAAAATCAACCAAGAATTCGATGATCAGAATCAAGTACTTCAAGAAGAGATTCTGAAGATCAATGAGAAGATTCGAAAGAacaatgaagagagagagaaacaactTGAATTAATCCATACAAATGCACAGATTAGACAAAGACACATAGACAATAAGAAGATTGGCCTTGATAGAGACATTGATAACATTGTTAAAGAGAAGGATAGGAAGATCAGAGAGTTGATGAAATCACTGCAGGATGACACAAAAACAATAGAGAATGCAATACAGACCATAGATACAGTACTAGAAGACGATAAAAACATTGTTAAAGATGGTCATAGTGTGAACATGTCAGTGAGTGATAAACTAAAGAAACCACTTTATAAGAATGATGTGAAACAAATCACTGATAAAATATCAGGTGTTAGGTTTGTGAAGGGTGTTGGGAGAGATAAGTATGATGGTAGGATTGGTGGGTATGATGGCGAGTGGATGCCTAGTGATACAATCAGTGTCAAAGATGAAATCACATACCCACGGATTGTTGGTTGCATAGATGAATGTAATGTGATCATCACCGACAGAGTCTCAGGTAGCCGGCATACATACATGTTAGATATAAACACTAAACACACTCAGAGAGTGATAACAGGTACTGATGCATCACGTGTTATCTCATGTACATTACTGAATGATGACAAGATAGTATGTGGTAGACGCTGTGAAGGTTGTACAGGGAAATGTTTGACTGGATGCATCAGTGTGTATGACAGACAATGGATGCACAtcaatgacgtcacaataccAAGAAACACAACGCACGATATCTCTTGGGTGGATGTAGCTGTTGACCGTGATGGGATGATCATCGCTACTGAGTTGGGTCAGTCTAAGATATACGTCATTAACCCAGCTGATAGTAAGATCGTGAATACCATCAAATGTAAACAGAAAGTAGTGATGCGAGATTTGCTATCATCAGGTCACATCATCGCTCAACCTTACCCTCTTGTTAAGAGAGTACTAATCATAGACAGACAGGGTGGTAAAAGGGAAATCTCCCACAGTGATGTCATCTTGAATGTCAGTGTTGATCCTATAACAGACGACCTGTACGTCGTGACATCAGATGATGAGTACAATACGTGTGTGATTGATCCGGTGATGAGAGGGAATGAAGTGAACGAGAGAAGAGTGACGTCATTCCCTCTATCAACTAGACTGACTGGTAAGGATGATAGGTTGAATCACCTTTCATTATCTCGTGTAATGATCTCATCATCAGGCAAGATCATTACTTGTGATGGAGATAGTATTCTTGTTTTCGAAAAGCGACTCACATTCTGA